The genomic stretch TGGTAGGTGGGCTGTGGTTGAAACGTACGAGGCTTGACTTTGCCCTGAAGTGTTCGCTCGAGGTAGGGAAGTAACTCCATCTTGAATGAGTGTACGGCGTTGAGGAAGTTTGAGTCCACTAGGTTGATTTGTTAGGTGACTTTCTTTGGTTCTGGCATGCGCTTGGTTGCGGCTTACCTAGGACTTGGTATGGTTCGCGGAAGCCGAATGCAAGCTCATATTGGTGCATGAGCTTGCGATACTTCTTTGAGCGTTTGGCCCTCATTTTCGCGGGTAGGTGGCGATGAGGGTATTAAGATTGAGGGTGTTGGGTGGGAGTTGTGTCGGTGATTTGCGTCGATCGATTTTCTTAGATCGAAACTTTTTTTCTGATTTTGCCGGGCGGAACGTTGTTGCTTTGGATATGGTCCGTGCGTTATCTAGATTTGGGAGAGTTTTTACGATACTGTAACATAATTGATAGATTTGAAAGATAGAACGAATATGAgtattgaagaaaaggaagaaatagagaaaagaaaagaaaaagaggcaGTATCGTCTAATTACATGAAGCATAGTTTCAAAAATAACTTCACCATGTGCAAATCAATCCCCGCCGGGTATTGACTTGCTATGGTCAACGTCATATGTCCATAATCTCGTGGCTTTGGCATTAATGTGCATGCCTTCTAAAGTAATGCTTTTATTATCGAGTGCGCAGTGCTTGGATGTTCGAACGCTTGGTACGAAATGATACGGTTCAGCGTCAACCCGCAGGTGGGATGGGTAGGAGCAGCTCCCAGTCTATGATCGTATCGTAGTGCAGCCCTTTGGGAGCCAATATATGGCGTCGGACGCATCAGGATGAAATCTGCAAGCGAGATTGTTGTAAATGTCACTTAGTCTTCTAGTTGAGGCTTCATAGCCTATTGCGTGCGTCCGGTTCAAGAAGCCCTCCTCTTGCAGGAACCGACCACCACGCTAATGTCATCCATTTTTCCTATTGCATGTCAATCATCTGCTCACTATATTGCAGGGAGTCTACTTACCCCCTTCAATAGCGAGACCCTCTTCAATTGCCTTCTCCATAAACGGGCTCTCAGCGAACGGGTCCTGGGCAATAGCTAGCGCGGATTTGAGCAGCTCTCTTGCCACGAATACCATGCGTTCTTCTGCCAGCACTTCCGGAGGAGCCCACTCGAGGTCTGTATTGTCATGCCGTCCCTGGTTCCACTTCTTGATGCTTTCGAGCGTAATGGACAATATTTCATGTTCCCAAAGATTGTCTAACACACCGTCGGACACAGCAAGTacgacatcatcctcctccaaagCGACTTGAGACATCACTGCATCCTTCCGCGGCGTATCCACGCTGTTGGTCCCCAGCTGCATGGGACAGTCGAACCAATGCCATTGTTCCTTGGTCCGAAACAGGACCTTCTCCTCGCTTGGACGGATGACCAGCAACTTGCAATCGCCTATATTAGTCACGTAAAGTAAAGGCTTTTCGTTCCCCGCATCATCGCAGGTCCAATGTAAGATCGCAGTTACGGAGGTCGTCGTTCCGTACCATTCGCTGGGGGCGGTCGTTGCGTTTACGGTTTCTTCGTAAGCCCGTTGAAGGTACTCGACTGGATCCAGCGGCGCATTATTATTAACTCCTCGTTCGACTTCTAGGGCCCAAAAATGTAGTAGAAGCCTGGACCAGAGTCTGTCCGTGTGTAGAAATGAGCATGACTTATCCTAATAAACCAGacaggaaagggagaagaaactCACGCAGCATGACCTCGTGGCTTAGTGGCCCATGCCCCCACGCCGTCGTCGACCCCGAGGAAATTATCCGCAACCAATACGGCATCGTCACCGTTGTTCAGCCCCCTGACTAGCTCGCCCTTGACGGATAATCTCTTATCCTGACTATGGTAGTGGGTGGTCAACGGGTCGGAAAAGGACGAGGACGGCGGGGACAGGAACGGTGGGGGAAAGGGGCGCGAGGGCCGTTTGGCACAGAGCGCATACCCCGTCTGGAAGCAGAATGGAGACTTCCTAGATCCGGAACTGGGGAACTGTGGAGGACGATCCGGGACGGGAGTGGTGATGCCGTAGGACGGCCACGCAGCGCGGTTATATCGTCGCACCCCGGTTCTGGGTCGTCTGAAGTTTGCGATCCACTGTGGGTTTCGCGACAACGGAGATGAAAAGGACGAGGATATTAATACAGTCGCCGAAGTCGATACGGTTTTGGGCACCATGCCCGCTAGAacagttttcttttttgtggtAGGAGAATAAAAGCTGCGCTGGAGTTTTGACGGACCCTCTCTCTCCGCGCGACGATTTACCTAAGGAAGGaaatttatttttctttcctcttcttcccggtTTGCTGGGACAGTATCATGCTGGGATCTAGTAATAGTAGCGGTGGAAAGATCGGCTTTTTTTCTGGATCACAGGGTTACGTTCATTGAGCCAGTGAGCATTTAGACAAATGGCATGCCGTGACTAATAATAACCCTTCAAAATTATTTAGTTCTGTCAAAAGTCTGGCTTTCTGTTGGTGTTGGGACGTATTTTATTTCCTTACATGTTCCGAGTGTTACCGCGTACATTACATCATAGAGCAAGGTACGGTCAGGGTATCAGCGCATCAGATTACAAGAATAGTATCTTTGGGGCAAATGGGGGCCGCTAAAGCAGCTTATAGCTAGTTACATATCCCTGATCGTCATCAATGGTGTCGAATGATTCTGTGAGTCACCCTACGATCCCCCAATCCGTAGTAGAGCCTGGCCTCATATCATCCCATATCCCCTCTTCGTTTCCCCCCCTGAAACAATCAATGAGTATCATCCCATATCAAAACTTCGATCCTCACTCGAAGACTTCACCCCATTAGTCTTTAGAGGCGTTCGCCGCTGGGCTTCGATCTCACTGTCCACTAGTGTAAACGCCCGGTCCAGCTCCATCGCGatctcaatatcatcaatatcccgTTTGATCAATGAAGCACATTCGAAGATCGCCTTTGCAAGGCTGCCGCATCGTGTAGCGAAGTCGCGTGTTCCCGGAGCCTTGCGACGCTTCGCCAGCATTATCTGCATCATACGGTCTGCGCAGGGGCAGGGACGTTCGGGATCCGACGTACATTCCCAGGAACAGATGCACGATGAGCGACAAACgcattttctctctttcatgTAATCGCTCGGGCGACGTCGCTCGTCCACGCGCCTGACGTCTCCGATGCCTTTACCTTCCATCTTGGCTAAAGCCGACTGACGATGGTCCTTGACGAGCTCACCCTCCCAAAGTCCCGGATCGACACTGTTGCGGTCAATGAATGGAAGATCGAAACCACTAAATGACAGCACAGCCTCCGGTTTTGGtatgaaagaaaggtattTCTCAGATTGAACTGTGAGGATCTCCTCCGGCGGTATCTGGTAAAGGAACGTGTCGTGGTTCCATTTCGAACGAAATTCAGACGATGTGTCGCTCACAATCCCCATAGTGTATCGGCGGTATCCGAGTAGATCGTCGAGGAAAAAGCCTGTGCCAATCGCCCTCTCCATGGCGCGGCGGATGAATTCATCTTGATGAAATTTGATGAGATCCTCATTGACATGGTTACAAACGGTTGGCGCTTCGAGTGTGTCTTTGCAGTGCGCAAGAATTTTCAGCAAATGATCGGGCTCTGGAAGAGTAAACCCATCCTTGCGGGATGTGCGTCGGAGTTCCAGGTTAAAGTAAGTTGACAAGTCAACGTTTGCGATCTCCATTATCAGCCTCGCATATACGGAATAATAAAGGCTCTCCGCAGCCTCAATAAGATCAGTAATCGAATTGGACGTCACAATCTGTTCCGCACGTCTTATATGGG from Aspergillus oryzae RIB40 DNA, chromosome 1 encodes the following:
- a CDS encoding uncharacterized protein (predicted protein); its protein translation is MRLSLIVHLFLGMYVGSRTSLPLRRPFYSPTTKKKTVLAGMVPKTVSTSATVLISSSFSSPLSRNPQWIANFRRPRTGVRRYNRAAWPSYGITTPVPDRPPQFPSSGSRKSPFCFQTGYALCAKRPSRPFPPPFLSPPSSSFSDPLTTHYHSQDKRLSVKGELVRGLNNGDDAVLVADNFLGVDDGVGAWATKPRGHAALWSRLLLHFWALEVERGVNNNAPLDPVEYLQRAYEETVNATTAPSEWYGTTTSVTAILHWTCDDAGNEKPLLYVTNIGDCKLLVIRPSEEKVLFRTKEQWHWFDCPMQLGTNSVDTPRKDAVMSQVALEEDDVVLAVSDGVLDNLWEHEILSITLESIKKWNQGRHDNTDLEWAPPEVLAEERMVFVARELLKSALAIAQDPFAESPFMEKAIEEGLAIEGGKMDDISVVVGSCKRRAS